In one window of Hevea brasiliensis isolate MT/VB/25A 57/8 chromosome 10, ASM3005281v1, whole genome shotgun sequence DNA:
- the LOC110646047 gene encoding peroxisomal membrane protein 13: MDSNSQQTGSSPPAKPWEQAGTSSSDPTPFKPSTPGSTSDVVEASGTAKPGEIVSAADRNTIVNRNSLGRPVPTRPWEQQTNRSLYGGYGSGLNYNSGYGSGMYGSSYGGFGGSYGGGLYGNNMYRGGYGGLYGGSMYGGGMYNSGFGGPMGGYGMGTGPYGDQDPNNPYGAPSSPPGFWISFLRVMQGVVNFLGRISILIDQSTQAFHMFMTALLQLFDRTGLLYGELARFVLRLLGIKTKPRKVQGPGPDALPTPHNPHGNHNYIEGPKGGPSGAWDNVWGDTASN; the protein is encoded by the exons ATGGACTCCAATTCACAACAAACAG GTAGTAGTCCTCCTGCTAAACCTTGGGAACAAGCCGGGACCTCATCATCTGACCCTACACCTTTTAAACCATCAACGCCTGGCAGCACCAGTGATGTAGTTGAGGCATCTGGAACAGCAAAACCCGGTGAAATTGTTTCAGCTGCTGATAGGAATACAATTGTGAATAGAAATTCTCTTGGTAGGCCTGTACCGACTAGGCCATGGGAGCAGCAAACAAATAGGAGCTTATATGGAG GCTATGGCTCTGGCCTAAATTATAATTCTGGATATGGTTCTGGAATGTATGGTTCTTCATATGGTGGATTTGGAGGGTCTTATGGCGGTGGCTTGTATGGAAACAACATGTATAGAGGAGGTTATGGTGGTCTATATGGAGGCAGTATGTATGGTGGGGGAATGTACAATAGTGGTTTTGGTGGTCCAATGGGTGGTTATGGAATGGGCACGGGCCCATACGGTGATCAAGATCCGAATAATCCCTATGGTGCTCCATCATCTCCTCCTGGCTTTTGGATTTCTTTCCTTCGAGTG ATGCAAGGTGTAGTGAACTTTTTAGGCCGGATATCAATTCTGATAGACCAGAGCACCCAGGCTTTTCACATGTTCATGACAGCACTGCTTCAG CTCTTTGATCGCACTGGCTTATTGTATGGAGAGTTAGCCAGATTTGTTTTGAGATTGTTGGGAATCAAAACAAAGCCCAGGAAGGTTCAAGGACCAGGACCTGATGCACTTCCTACTCCTCACAATCCCCACGGGAATCATAACTACATCGAGGGTCCTAAGGGTGGTCCAAGCGGCGCATGGGATAATGTATGGGGAGACACTGCTAGCAATTAA
- the LOC110646045 gene encoding uncharacterized protein LOC110646045 — MVPMAASANPSGAGNNQEGASPQKIPSSKATAAANGVPVNSTKSGGSNSGASAAADNSQTEAALRHCPGISTEWTAEEQSLLEDLLNKYTSESMVQRYAKIALQLKDKTVRDVALRCRWMTKKENGKRRKEDHSARKNKDRKEKAADSSAKSSSHLTPRPNGPSYAPPMIPMDNDDGISYKDIGGASGELLEQNAQILSQISANFASFQIHDNLNLLSKTRDNILSILNDLNDMPEIMKQMPSLPVKVNEELANSILPPSSHHIKS, encoded by the exons ATGGTGCCTATGGCTGCTAGTGCTAATCCCTCAGGCGCAGGGAATAATCAAGAAGGGGCGTCCCCTCAGAAGATTCCGTCTTCTAAGGCCACCGCTGCTGCCAATGGCGTTCCTGTAAATTCTACCAAAAGTGGGGGTAGTAATTCCGGAGCTTCCGCTGCAGCTGACAATTCGCAAACGGAGGCCGCCTTGAGGCACTGCCCTGGTATTTCCACTGAGTGGACTGCCGAGGAGCAGTCGCTTCTCGAGGATTTGCTCAACAA GTATACCTCAGAATCAATGGTTCAACGGTATGCCAAGATTGCTCTCCAGTTAAAGGACAAAACGGTTAGGGATGTGGCACTGCGTTGTAGATGGATGACT AAAAAGGAAAATGGTAAGCGAAGGAAAGAGGATCATTCAGCTAGGAAAAACAAGGACAGAAAG GAAAAAGCTGCAGATTCTTCAGCTAAGTCATCATCTCATTTGACACCTCGCCCTAATGGTCCTTCATATGCTCCCCCAATGATCCCTATGGACAATGATGATGGCATCTCTTACAAAG ACATTGGTGGTGCAAGTGGAGAGCTTCTTGAGCAAAATGCTCAAATTTTAAGTCAAATTTCAGCAAATTTTGCATCTTTTCAG ATACACGATAATCTTAATCTCCTCAGCAAAACTCGGGACAACATCCTTTCTATCTTGAATGA CTTGAATGACATGCCAGAGATAATGAAACAGATGCCTTCACTTCCTGTGAAGGTGAACGAAGAGCTTGCCAACTCCATCCTTCCCCCATCATCACATCATATTAAATCATGA